From the genome of Podospora bellae-mahoneyi strain CBS 112042 chromosome 2, whole genome shotgun sequence:
CACAGCAAACTTGATCTTCTCAAAACTCTTGCCCTTGATACCAGTGCGCTGTTCCAGCCGCTTCTTGGTGTCGGCAAACTTCTCTCCTTCCTTGACCAAGAATCGGAACGGGATTCCATGCGCTCTGCTGGGCTCGCCGTGGAAGTGGAAGCAGGAAATGAAGTTTGCTTGGTCCGAAACCGCAGCATCCTCAGTGGGCATCCGCTCAGCTATCACCGACGTGTAATCGTTAATGCTGAGCACCGAATAGTCTCTGGCCAGATCTCTGAACCACTTGTGATGACTGCTAGTTTCATAGACACGGATCTTGcccgcctcttcctcgctgGGAATTTTGGCCTTCTTGACCAGAGCCTCGATAAGGTCTTCCACCTGGCCGCTCTTGGGCACCAAGACATCGAactgctcctccttggtgatgcCCTCACTCAGCCACGTGATTTTGATGCTCTTCTTGGTATCCAACTCGGCCAAGCTCATGTCGAGCACCTCAAAATACAGAGCATCGTTACGCTGATTCATGTTAAGTTGTCCGTAACCGGccgggatgaggatgttggccAACGACTGATGCCCACGCTTCACCGCCGTCCGGGGGTTGTTAGAGCTAGCATTAACCGTGTAAAACCGCAGGTGCGTTGGCTCAACGTTGAGCTTCTCACCGACCTTCTCACACAGCTTGTCGTAGTTCATTTTCGTGTTGAGAACCAGACTGAACTCCGGGTACTGCTTGGGATCGCACTTCTGGGGGTGAGCGTGGAAATCCAcattcttcttgttgttgagaaagTCGTAGTAATCCCGAACATCCTCGTAGCGATCGACCGCCCTGACCCTGACAAAGTAAGCCACTGTGTTCGAAAAGAAGATCAGAATAACAACTTACGTTTCTTCAGAGCCCTGCCTTTCGGCGCCGAGCCCCAATTTGTACTTCTTCTCATCACGGGTTCGCTGGAAGCAAATAATATCTCCATCTTGAAGCTCGGCAGCTTTCAGCGTCAGCTTGACCTTGAGACCCTCGATCATGCTAGGCTTGATTTCCTCCCACAACATGATCTTTTCGTCACTGGGCAGCTTCTCGCCCCAGTTCATCTTTTTCAAAATGACCGGAATGAGATCCTCaaccttcttttccttgctGAAATAAATGTGGCCAACACCCCGCAAGCACTGCGACTCGACGTCGAACCATTTCAGGAAGAGTAGAATCAAGTCATTTTTGACAACCACACCATTCGGGAGCCCGGGATAGGTCGGCCAGACAGCAGCCCCATCAGCGTCGACTTCGTCAGCAATTTCAACCCACACACGGAGCGCTTGATCCCGGTGTGCCGTGGCTCTGCTGTACGTCTCTTCGACTGTCGGGCGAAGATCCATCACTGGCTGGTCTGGTCTGACTGTCTTGTTTTGCCGGTTCACCATGATCCATAATCGCACGCGTCTTGGATCCTCTCCAATGTCGGCGGCTATCTCGTTGACCAAGTCTGCCATTGACGCCGTGCGAAGGAGCTTGTACTGCTTGTAGGAGCCCGGCTCCGAACCCACGGCGGCATCAAATGCCGTCAGGTCAACTCCGCCATGAGCCTTGAATGTCTCATCTGTAACGGCTTTGACCCCGAGGTAAAGGTGTTgttcttctctctccttgCGCTTAGCTTCACGGGCAGCATGTTCTTGCTCGAACCTTTTCTGGAGGTGTTCCGGAGCATCGGCTGGCGTGACAGGGCAGAGAATCTTGTCCAACCTCGACTTCCGGATGTAAACCAGCATGTAGGCGCTGTTTGGCCGCATGATGGGTTGTTTCTTGGCATTGAGTTGGGGACGGCCACCAGTTGTCTTGTAGAAGCCGCCAAAGTTCTCCTCCAGGACCTCGCGTTTCGTGGCCTTGGTGACCTTATCATCGTCATATTTGTACCACCAGCCATCCTTTTCTGGTTTCAGGAACGCATAGTAATGACCCGCATTGAGATCACCGCTGTGTACCAGAACACCGTGAAGCTCGTATTCCCAT
Proteins encoded in this window:
- the UBP15 gene encoding ubiquitin-specific protease ubp15 (MEROPS:MER0002179; COG:O; BUSCO:EOG092606AJ; EggNog:ENOG503NWAD); the encoded protein is MADNQHNGDAVSPNAMLLDQPEEHIVEPNGTESEDVAIINPDSMETDVVLATDNDAMKEIVLPPLAEEPRILEDVVHTWEVQGWRTMNKKERGPIFQAGGYPWRILLFPHGNNVLDQCSIYLEHGFDTNSVPDNWSCCVQFALVLWNPKDPSLMFHHSAHHRFTKEESDWGFTRFLECRKMFNVVWETADRPLVENDAANITAFVRVVEDETGVLWHNFNNYDSKKETGYVGLKNQGATCYLNSLLQSLYFTNAFRKAIYSIPTEHEEDMKNSAYTLQRLFYQLQTSNVAVSTNELTKSFGWETRHIFEQQDVQELSRKLMERMEDKMKGTDLEKALPMMFSGKIKTYISCINVPYESSRVEDFWDVQLNVSGNANLLDSFQDYIQVEKLDGENQYFAGDTYKLQDADKGVIFNSFPDVLHLQLKRFEYDINLDTMMKINDRYEFPEEFDASAYLSKEADRSEPWEYELHGVLVHSGDLNAGHYYAFLKPEKDGWWYKYDDDKVTKATKREVLEENFGGFYKTTGGRPQLNAKKQPIMRPNSAYMLVYIRKSRLDKILCPVTPADAPEHLQKRFEQEHAAREAKRKEREEQHLYLGVKAVTDETFKAHGGVDLTAFDAAVGSEPGSYKQYKLLRTASMADLVNEIAADIGEDPRRVRLWIMVNRQNKTVRPDQPVMDLRPTVEETYSRATAHRDQALRVWVEIADEVDADGAAVWPTYPGLPNGVVVKNDLILLFLKWFDVESQCLRGVGHIYFSKEKKVEDLIPVILKKMNWGEKLPSDEKIMLWEEIKPSMIEGLKVKLTLKAAELQDGDIICFQRTRDEKKYKLGLGAERQGSEETAVDRYEDVRDYYDFLNNKKNVDFHAHPQKCDPKQYPEFSLVLNTKMNYDKLCEKVGEKLNVEPTHLRFYTVNASSNNPRTAVKRGHQSLANILIPAGYGQLNMNQRNDALYFEVLDMSLAELDTKKSIKITWLSEGITKEEQFDVLVPKSGQVEDLIEALVKKAKIPSEEEAGKIRVYETSSHHKWFRDLARDYSVLSINDYTSVIAERMPTEDAAVSDQANFISCFHFHGEPSRAHGIPFRFLVKEGEKFADTKKRLEQRTGIKGKSFEKIKFAVIRRSSFSRPQYLEDDDILWDIATNTDDLLGLDHPDRARTTRNGAGDLFLKG